In the Schaalia hyovaginalis genome, ATCGCCACGGCTTCAGTCATCGCGACCGCCGGCTACGCCGCGGGACGCCAGCAGCAGATCCTCTCGACGATCGACGACATGGGCACGCGATCCCTCACCATCCGCACCGCCCAATCCGACTCCCCGCTCACGTTAGGACTCGCAAACGCACTCGCCGGATACGACATCGTCGCTCAGACCACGGCCTTCTCCGAGGTCTTCGACGTGTCGGCCCGCACCGACTCCGGGGCGCCTCGTGTCAGCGCACGGCGCGTCTACGGGCGTTGGGCGACCGAACGAGAGGATCGGCTCGACAAGTCCCATCCGCCCGTCCCCGTCAGGGCGATCGCCTCTCCCGGCGTCCTCGACCGACTCGGACTCGCACCCTCGGGCGGAGCGGTGCGCACCATCGATGACGGCCCGGAATTCCAAGTCGTCGCAGAAGAAGCACTCCCGGAGTTCCTCGACGACTACGTCCCGACGATCCTCATCCCGACTCGCGCCGATCCCACCACACCGGTCGCATCGATCCTCATCGTCGCGGACTCCGCAGCGAATCTCCCCTTCGTTGAACGACTCGTCATCGATCATCTGTCGGGGATCCCCTCCTCGACCTACACCCTCGCTTCTTCGCAGCAGTTCGCCGCGCTTCGCACCGCCCTCGACGGTTCGCTCACTTCTTCGAACCGGACTCTCATCCTCGCGACGCTCACGATCGCAGCAGTCTCAGCGATGATCGTCGTCTGGGGGACGGTCCTCATGCGCCGCAAGGACTTCGGGCGCCGACGAGCCCTCGGGGCGACACGGACGACCATCCTCGTCCTCACCATCGGCCAGGTCGCACTCGCCTCCATCGTCGGAGCATTCCTCGGCACGGGAGCAGGGCTCGTCCTGCTCCTCGCACGCGGCGCGCCCCTTCCCGGAGGAGCCTTCGTCTGCGCAGGCGCCTCGGCCCTCGTCCTCAGCTCCTGCACCTTGGCGGTCCTCCCTGCGGCGTGGGCGTCTGCCCGCGATCCCCTCCACGAACTGCGAGTGCCCTAGCACGAAGCAGAACCGGGAATCGAGCTCCCGGCACGCAGCCGCGCTACCGCTCAAAAGGCGTGAGCACCTTGGTGACGAGGACCTCGAGCCATTCGAGGAAGGACTCGTCCGTGAGCGGATCGCCGCCCATGCGCTTGGTCATCGGCACGGGCACGAGGAGCTGACGGACCGCCGCCTTGATGACGGTGCCGGGATGCAGCCGTTTGAGCCGCAGGACCTGCGATTCGCGCAGTTCGATCGGATTCACGCGCAGGTACTTCCCCTGGAGGACCGCTTCCTCCAGTCCGCGCGACCGCAGGAGCTCCCTCATCCTCGCGACCGCGAAGAGCAACTCGACCTGACGCGGGATCGGACCGTAACGGTCGGCGAGCTCGTCGCGCAGATCAGCCTCCTGCTCGGCGGTGGCCACGGCCGCGATCTTCCCGTACACCTCCAGGCGCAGACGCTCCCCCGGCACGTAGGACTCGGGGATATGGGCGTCGACCGGGATGTCCAGCCTCAGGGCGGGCTTGACCTCGGGGACCTCGCCCTTGAACATGGCGACCGCGTCGGCGACCATCCGCACGTACAGGTCGAAGCCCACGCCCTCGATGTGCCCCGACTGGGCGCCGCCCAGCAGGTTGCCCGCACCCCGGATCTCCAAGTCCTTCTGCGCGACCGCGAGCCCCGCGCCCAGATCCGTATTCGCCGCGATCGTCTTCAAGCGCTCGTGCGCGGTCTCCGTGAGCGTCTTATCGCCCGGGTAGAAGAAGTAGGCGTAGGCGCGCTCGCGCCCTCGGCCCACGCGGCCCCGCAACTGGTGGAGCTGGGAGAGGCCGAAGACGTCCGCCCGGTCCACGATCAGCGTGTTCGCGTTCGAGATGTCCAGGCCCGTCTCCACGATCGTCGTGCAGACGAGGACGTCGAACTCGTGATTCCAGAAATCGACGATCACCTCCTCGAGCTGGTGCTCGGAGAGCTTGCCGTGCGCGACGCGGATCCTCGCCTCGGGGACGAGCTCCTGAACATGGGCGGCCACCGAAGTGATCGAATCGACCCGGTTGTGAACGAAGAAGACCTGGCCGTCTCGCAGGAGCTCGCGCCGGATCGCAGCGCTCACCTGCTGATCCGTATAGGAGCCGACGAAAGTGAGGACGGGCTGGCGCTCCTCCGGCGGCGTCTGGAGGATCGACATCTCGCGGATGCCCGACACCGCCATCTCCAGCGTGCGCGGGATCGGCGTCGCCGACATCGACAAGACGTCGACGTCCGTGCGCAGCGCCTTGAGGGTCTCCTTGTGCTCGACGCCGAAGCGCTGCTCCTCGTCGATGACGACGAGCCCGAGGTTCTTGAAGGACACGGTCCCGGTGAGCAGGGAGTGCGTGCCGATGACGAGGTCGATCTTGCCCGAAGCCAGGCCCGCCTTCACCTCCTCGGCCTCCTTCGCGCTCGAGAAGCGCGACAGGGACGCGATCGAAACGGGGAACCCGGCGTAGCGCTCCGTGAAGGTCTCGACATGCTGCTGGACGAGCAGGGTCGTCGGCACGAGGAGCGCCACCTGCGCCCCGTCCTGGATCGCCTTGAAAGCCGCCCGGACCGCGATCTCCGTCTTGCCGTAGCCCACATCGCCGGTGAGAAGACGATCCATCGGGACCGACTTCTCCATATCCGCCTTGACCTCATCGATCGTCACCAACTGGTCCGGTGTCTCCACGTAGGGGAAGGCGTCCTCGAGCTCGCGCTGCCAGGGCGTGTCCGGCCCGAATGCGCGGCCCTTGGTCGCCTGCCGGGCGGCGTAGAGGCGGATGAGCTCCTTGGCGACCTCGTTCACCGCCTTCTTCGCGCGCGCCTTCGTCTTCGCCCACTCGGCGCCGCCCATCTTCGTCAGCGCCGGCTGATCCGAACCCGTGTACTTCGAGATCTGGTCGAGGGAATCGGTCGGCACGTAGAGGCGGTCGCCCGGCTGCCCGCGCTTCGAGGGCGCGTACTCCAAGACGAGGTAGTCGCGGGTCACGGCCGAGTCGGCGCGCCCCACGGTCCGGGACACGAGCTCGACGAAACGGCCGATGCCGTGCTGATCGTGAACGATGTAGTCGCCCGGGTGCAGGGCCAGCGGGTCGATGCCCTTCTTGCGGCGCGAGGGCATCTTGCGCATGTCGCGCGTCGAGGCCCCCGCACGCCCGGTGAGATCGGACTCCGTGAGGATCGCGAGCTTGAGCTCGGGGGCGACGAAACCCGCTTCGGCCTGCGCAGTCGTGACGAGGATCGATCCCGCTTCGGGCGTTTGCCCGAGGTCTTCGACGAAGGCGGCGTGCAGGCCCGATTCGGCGAGGATCGTCCGAATGCGCTTCGCGGGCCCGGGCCCCTCCGTCGCGACGACGATCGTCCAGCGCGCATCCGCGAGGGCCTTGAGGTCGTGGCACGCCGCGGCGAAATCACCCCGGTAGGGGCGCACCTCGCGCATCCCCATGCGCATGAGCGTCGGCGATACGACGCTCGCCCGGGGCCCCGAGGGCGAAGCCCCGTCCTCGACGGACTCGTGCGCGTCCTCATCGATTCCGGCCAGTTCGGCCGGGGGCAGTTCCGTGAGCTCCCACCAGGGGCGGCCGCCCTCGGCGATCAGATCGTCGAGGTGGAGGAAGGAGGCGGCCGAGGCCTGAAGCGGGGTCGCTCCCCCGCCCGCGGCGACGGACCACGCCGCGGCGAGGAACTCCTCGGTCGTGGCCACGAGGTCGGCGGCGCGCGCACGGATGCGCTCCGGATCCGCGGCGAGGATCGGCGAATCCTTCGGAACGAGGTCGACGAGCCGCTCCATGCCCGAAGCGAGCAGCGGCGCGAGGGACTCGATTCCGGGCGCCGCGATGCCCTCGCTCGCCAGGGACAGCATCTCCGCCGCCCCGGGCAGGTCATCGGTGAGGTCGCGGGCGCGGGCGCGCACGGCGTCGGTGAGGAGCAGTTCGCGGCAGGCCGGGGCCCACAGCCCCTCCTCGAGGAGGCTGAGCGTGCGCTGGTCCTGCACGGAGAAGGCGCGGATCTCATCCACCTCGTCGTCCCACAGCTCCACGCGCACCGGGTGGGCCTCCTGCGGCGGGAAGACGTCGAGGATCCCTCCGCGCACGGACAGCTGCCCCCTCGATTCGACCATGTCGACCCGCTCATAGCCGAGGGCGGCCAGCCGGTGCGCGAGATCCTCGAGGTCGACGCGGTCCCCGGGATGCACACGCACGGGTTCGAGCTCTCCGAGCCCGCAGATCACCGGCTGGAGGAAGGCCCTGATCGGAACGACCAGGACCGAGATCGGACCCGCATGCTTGTCGCCTTCAACGGGGTGCGCCAGCCTGCGCAGGACCGCGATCCTGCGGGCCATGGTGTCGACCTGGGGCGAAAGGCGCTCGTGCGGCAGGGTCTCCCAGGCGGGCATCATCTCGACGCCGTCGATCCACGAGCGCAGGGCGTTCGTCAGACGCTCCGCATCGCGCCCCGTCGCCGTGAGGACGAGCGCGGGCCTCGCCTGCGCGCTGCGCGCGAGCGCGGCGATCGCGGGCGGGCGCGCCCCCTTGGGCATGACGAGGACCCCGGAGCGCCCCGAGGCGAGCGAGCCCGTCGCCCGGTCCAAGGCGGTGTCGGATTCGATGAGGCGGGCGAGTCCCGTGAGGATCATGATTCAGCGCCCCGAGTTCTTCGAGTGCAGGGCCTGCTGGGTCTGCGGGAAACCGCGGATGAGGACGTCCTCGACGACGTCGGCGGCCTCCTCGAAGGTCACGTCCCATTCGGGGCGCTCCTTCGCGGAGATCCTCGCCAGGACGTAGTCGGCCGGGTCCTGGCGGCCCGGCGGGCGCCCAATGCCGATACGCAGCCTGTGGTAGTCCTTCGTCCCGAGGACCTGCGAGATCGACTTGAGGCCGTTGTGGCCGCCCTCGCCGCCGCCGCGCTTGAGACGCAGTTCGTGCGCCGGCAGGTCGAGGTCGTCATGGACGACGAGGAGGTTCTCCGGGCCGATCTTGAGGAAGCTCATGAGGCGCCCCACCGGCCCGCCGCTCGTGTTCATGTACGACTCGCAGATCGCGAGGACCGCCCTCGGGCCCGGGAGGCCGCCGGGGAGCATCCCGAGGCGGACGTCGGCCGTTCGCGTGCCCGTGCGGTGGCGTGTGAACTGCGCCGAGGCGCGCCCGAGCAGCACATCGAGGGTGAGGTGACCGACGTTGTGCCGGGTCTGAGCGTATTCGGCGCCCGGGTTTCCGAGGCCCACGACGAGCCAGGGGGTCTGCGCATTCATACGCCCGATTCTGCCACCCGCATCGCCCTCGTTCCCCATCGGAGCGGGCGGGAAAGGTCACGCCCGCATCCCCTCGACGCGCATAAGTGATGCTTTCGACGGGGGCGGGCAGTGCTCCCGGCGGAGGGAGGCAGCGCCTCAGGCCTCCCGGCCCGCGGGGCCCTCGGGCACGGCGATCATGAAATGGGGCTCGGTGAAGCCCGCCCGCTCGAAGGCCCCGGCAACCGCTTCGGCGACCCGCGTTCCGCTCCCCGCATCGACGAGGGCGATCGCGCTCCCGCCGAAACCGCCGCCCGTCATCCGGGCGCCATGAGCCCCGGCCGCGAGCGCCGCTTCGACCGCGACGTCGAGTTCCGGACAGGTCACCTCGTAGTCATCGCGCAGCGACTCGTGGGAGTCCGTGAGCAGGGCTCCGGCCACGCCGAGGCGCTCGCCCTCGAGCGGCCCCTCCTTGAGGATCTCGACGAAGGCGCCCGTCCTCGCGATCTCGGAGACGACGTGGCGCACCCGCATCCGCAGGCGCTCCTCCTCCAAGGAGCCGAGGGCCGAATCGAGGTCGGAAACCTCGACGAGCAGGTCCACCCCGAGGATCCGCGCCGCCTCCTCGCAGTCGGCCCGCCGGGCCGCGTACTGGCCGTCGTTGAGGGAGTGCTTCGCCCGCGTGTCGATGACGAGGAGTTCCAGATCCTGCGCGGCCAGGTCGAAGGGGATGAGCGCGGTCGACATGTCGCGGCAGTCGAGCTCGAGGGCGTGCCCTCCCGCGCAGCGCAGCGAAGCCGTCTGATCGAGCCCGCCGGTGTTCGCGCCCGCGATCTCGTTCTCGGCGCGCCTGCACGCGTCGACGAGGATCTTGCGCCCCTCCTCGTTCGGCGCATCGGCGCCGCCGGCGAGTCCGAGCCCCGCGAGTTCGTCGAGGGCGACGGCCATCGAGCATTCGAGCGCGGCCGAGGAGGAGAGCCCCCCTCCCCTGGGCACGCAGTTCCACAGGGCGACGTCGAATCCGGGCAGGGGCCCGTATCCGGCCTGTTCGAGGGCCCAAGCGACCCCGACGAGGTAGGCCG is a window encoding:
- the pth gene encoding aminoacyl-tRNA hydrolase, which gives rise to MNAQTPWLVVGLGNPGAEYAQTRHNVGHLTLDVLLGRASAQFTRHRTGTRTADVRLGMLPGGLPGPRAVLAICESYMNTSGGPVGRLMSFLKIGPENLLVVHDDLDLPAHELRLKRGGGEGGHNGLKSISQVLGTKDYHRLRIGIGRPPGRQDPADYVLARISAKERPEWDVTFEEAADVVEDVLIRGFPQTQQALHSKNSGR
- the galK gene encoding galactokinase, with the protein product MVTWNEAASREEGAAQARALFVQTFGAEPAGVWSAPGRVNVIGEHVDYNGGPCLPIALPHRAYVAVALRDDRLVRLVSPQTADAVDVLDLDRVAPRGSEGEVRNWAAYLVGVAWALEQAGYGPLPGFDVALWNCVPRGGGLSSSAALECSMAVALDELAGLGLAGGADAPNEEGRKILVDACRRAENEIAGANTGGLDQTASLRCAGGHALELDCRDMSTALIPFDLAAQDLELLVIDTRAKHSLNDGQYAARRADCEEAARILGVDLLVEVSDLDSALGSLEEERLRMRVRHVVSEIARTGAFVEILKEGPLEGERLGVAGALLTDSHESLRDDYEVTCPELDVAVEAALAAGAHGARMTGGGFGGSAIALVDAGSGTRVAEAVAGAFERAGFTEPHFMIAVPEGPAGREA
- the mfd gene encoding transcription-repair coupling factor, producing MILTGLARLIESDTALDRATGSLASGRSGVLVMPKGARPPAIAALARSAQARPALVLTATGRDAERLTNALRSWIDGVEMMPAWETLPHERLSPQVDTMARRIAVLRRLAHPVEGDKHAGPISVLVVPIRAFLQPVICGLGELEPVRVHPGDRVDLEDLAHRLAALGYERVDMVESRGQLSVRGGILDVFPPQEAHPVRVELWDDEVDEIRAFSVQDQRTLSLLEEGLWAPACRELLLTDAVRARARDLTDDLPGAAEMLSLASEGIAAPGIESLAPLLASGMERLVDLVPKDSPILAADPERIRARAADLVATTEEFLAAAWSVAAGGGATPLQASAASFLHLDDLIAEGGRPWWELTELPPAELAGIDEDAHESVEDGASPSGPRASVVSPTLMRMGMREVRPYRGDFAAACHDLKALADARWTIVVATEGPGPAKRIRTILAESGLHAAFVEDLGQTPEAGSILVTTAQAEAGFVAPELKLAILTESDLTGRAGASTRDMRKMPSRRKKGIDPLALHPGDYIVHDQHGIGRFVELVSRTVGRADSAVTRDYLVLEYAPSKRGQPGDRLYVPTDSLDQISKYTGSDQPALTKMGGAEWAKTKARAKKAVNEVAKELIRLYAARQATKGRAFGPDTPWQRELEDAFPYVETPDQLVTIDEVKADMEKSVPMDRLLTGDVGYGKTEIAVRAAFKAIQDGAQVALLVPTTLLVQQHVETFTERYAGFPVSIASLSRFSSAKEAEEVKAGLASGKIDLVIGTHSLLTGTVSFKNLGLVVIDEEQRFGVEHKETLKALRTDVDVLSMSATPIPRTLEMAVSGIREMSILQTPPEERQPVLTFVGSYTDQQVSAAIRRELLRDGQVFFVHNRVDSITSVAAHVQELVPEARIRVAHGKLSEHQLEEVIVDFWNHEFDVLVCTTIVETGLDISNANTLIVDRADVFGLSQLHQLRGRVGRGRERAYAYFFYPGDKTLTETAHERLKTIAANTDLGAGLAVAQKDLEIRGAGNLLGGAQSGHIEGVGFDLYVRMVADAVAMFKGEVPEVKPALRLDIPVDAHIPESYVPGERLRLEVYGKIAAVATAEQEADLRDELADRYGPIPRQVELLFAVARMRELLRSRGLEEAVLQGKYLRVNPIELRESQVLRLKRLHPGTVIKAAVRQLLVPVPMTKRMGGDPLTDESFLEWLEVLVTKVLTPFER
- a CDS encoding ABC transporter permease, with protein sequence MTSPLPLLREIRASALAQRLASLVVGLIMAIATASVIATAGYAAGRQQQILSTIDDMGTRSLTIRTAQSDSPLTLGLANALAGYDIVAQTTAFSEVFDVSARTDSGAPRVSARRVYGRWATEREDRLDKSHPPVPVRAIASPGVLDRLGLAPSGGAVRTIDDGPEFQVVAEEALPEFLDDYVPTILIPTRADPTTPVASILIVADSAANLPFVERLVIDHLSGIPSSTYTLASSQQFAALRTALDGSLTSSNRTLILATLTIAAVSAMIVVWGTVLMRRKDFGRRRALGATRTTILVLTIGQVALASIVGAFLGTGAGLVLLLARGAPLPGGAFVCAGASALVLSSCTLAVLPAAWASARDPLHELRVP